The proteins below are encoded in one region of Serratia symbiotica:
- a CDS encoding helix-turn-helix domain-containing protein — MLIAEKLKAIRSAEGLSQSQFCKIMEIPISTLKKLEGGYNEPGWNTLTKLTQHPLFEKYTMWLMTGKTAPQAGQIAPPLSPDGQEKIKSRHSGRKIG, encoded by the coding sequence ATGCTTATAGCTGAAAAATTAAAAGCCATTCGCTCAGCTGAGGGACTTAGCCAGTCTCAGTTCTGCAAAATCATGGAGATACCGATTAGTACCCTAAAAAAACTTGAAGGCGGCTACAACGAACCCGGGTGGAACACGCTAACTAAGCTCACGCAACACCCATTATTTGAGAAATACACGATGTGGCTAATGACAGGTAAGACAGCACCACAAGCCGGGCAAATTGCTCCGCCTCTCTCCCCTGATGGGCAAGAGAAAATAAAATCACGCCATTCCGGCCGGAAGATTGGCTAA
- a CDS encoding DUF4761 family protein, giving the protein MKKRYSKHGSHAGSIPGLVQVGKNVYVHTAGFTIRRSPRNFIKRDSYLINKWDDKGGVDNYYGRDFTIAEAMRTIERLKGVKSYEN; this is encoded by the coding sequence ATGAAAAAGCGCTATTCAAAGCACGGATCACATGCAGGTAGCATTCCTGGACTGGTTCAGGTCGGCAAAAACGTTTATGTGCATACGGCTGGATTCACTATCCGTAGGTCGCCAAGAAATTTTATTAAGAGAGATAGTTATTTAATTAACAAATGGGACGATAAAGGCGGTGTCGATAATTATTATGGCCGTGATTTTACCATAGCTGAAGCAATGCGAACAATTGAAAGGCTGAAGGGTGTAAAAAGTTATGAAAATTGA
- a CDS encoding tyrosine-type recombinase/integrase, whose protein sequence is MSIKKLEGGQYEVDVWPRGRNGKRIRRRFEKKQEAVLFERYVLANADKKEWLGASVDRRTLSELLDTWWLLYGQTQENGEIEKRHLNKTIRALGDPTVNRLSKRTIAQHRGQRLEDGISAATINRDVYRFSGMFSTLIKLDEFRKENPCKGLEPLKETPPAMTYLAKSEISRLLNTLTGDDRRIALLCLSTGARWGESITLRSEQVNHGRVTFLKTKNGKKRTVPISEELEGEIKTSDTGPLFKVDYENFCERLKQVKPDLPRGQATHVLRHTFASWFMMNGGNIIALQQILGHANIQQTMVYAHLAPDYLQYAVTLNPLGGGLSV, encoded by the coding sequence ATGTCGATTAAGAAGCTCGAAGGTGGTCAATATGAAGTAGATGTATGGCCCCGCGGGCGTAATGGAAAACGAATCCGCAGGCGATTTGAGAAGAAACAAGAGGCTGTGCTTTTTGAACGCTATGTTCTAGCCAACGCCGACAAAAAAGAATGGCTGGGCGCGAGCGTAGACCGCCGCACCTTAAGTGAATTGCTAGATACCTGGTGGCTGCTGTACGGGCAGACTCAGGAAAATGGTGAGATTGAAAAGCGGCACCTGAATAAGACGATTAGGGCATTGGGAGATCCAACCGTTAACAGGTTGAGTAAACGCACCATTGCACAACACAGAGGCCAACGTCTGGAAGATGGGATCAGCGCAGCAACGATCAACCGCGATGTATACCGTTTTTCAGGTATGTTCAGCACGCTGATCAAGCTGGATGAATTCAGGAAGGAAAATCCCTGCAAAGGTCTGGAACCACTGAAAGAAACACCGCCTGCTATGACTTACCTCGCAAAATCGGAGATCAGCAGGTTGCTGAATACCCTGACCGGCGATGATCGGCGCATAGCATTATTATGCCTTAGTACTGGCGCACGTTGGGGAGAAAGCATCACATTGCGTAGTGAGCAAGTAAACCATGGGCGTGTCACATTCCTTAAGACCAAAAACGGCAAAAAACGGACGGTTCCGATATCGGAAGAACTGGAGGGTGAGATCAAAACCAGCGACACCGGGCCGCTGTTCAAAGTTGATTATGAAAACTTCTGCGAACGGCTCAAACAGGTTAAACCCGATCTGCCACGCGGGCAGGCCACACATGTGCTTAGGCACACCTTTGCAAGCTGGTTCATGATGAACGGGGGAAACATAATCGCGCTACAGCAAATTCTGGGGCACGCCAACATACAACAGACGATGGTTTATGCTCACCTTGCCCCCGATTACTTGCAATATGCAGTGACGTTAAACCCGCTTGGTGGTGGTCTGTCGGTGTGA
- a CDS encoding Cox family DNA-binding protein, with amino-acid sequence MTEKELEGFIEVRHAVDAVPYPKFAELIGKKAATVKSMIEDGKLPIIPWKNPESLGARAENWIYIPEFNRAMRDAYFNRPKEQRDAWLLWIGL; translated from the coding sequence ATGACCGAAAAAGAGTTAGAGGGATTCATTGAGGTACGTCACGCCGTGGATGCTGTGCCTTACCCAAAATTTGCCGAGTTGATCGGTAAAAAAGCGGCCACAGTGAAAAGCATGATTGAAGACGGTAAGTTACCAATCATCCCGTGGAAGAACCCGGAAAGCTTGGGTGCCCGCGCAGAAAATTGGATCTATATTCCTGAGTTCAACCGAGCGATGCGTGATGCTTACTTTAATCGCCCTAAAGAACAACGTGACGCCTGGTTGTTGTGGATAGGGCTTTAA
- a CDS encoding phage filamentation protein Fil family protein yields MKSNDPSLASLLKQGCQVTHYRNTRGWIEYPDGRFFKPEPNKVRFIKGMSKPFVYTKKIKKGLFNTLAGFFKKLL; encoded by the coding sequence ATGAAAAGTAACGATCCATCACTTGCCAGTCTGCTTAAACAAGGCTGTCAGGTTACGCACTACCGCAATACTCGCGGCTGGATAGAATACCCTGATGGGCGTTTCTTTAAGCCAGAGCCAAATAAGGTACGGTTCATTAAAGGTATGAGTAAGCCTTTTGTTTATACGAAGAAGATAAAAAAAGGTTTATTTAATACCTTGGCAGGTTTTTTTAAAAAGCTACTGTAG